A window of Xylophilus sp. GW821-FHT01B05 contains these coding sequences:
- a CDS encoding ABC transporter substrate-binding protein — translation MKKTLLACTLAASFALPAFAQQQLTVVNFGGANANAQKKAYYEPYEKTGTKIIPVEYNGEQAKIKAMVETKKVTWDVVEVESPDAVRGCDEGLFETLDYAKIGNKADFLPAAVTDCGVGLFVWSTVMAYNGDKLKAAPTSWADFWDVKKIPGKRGMRKGARYNLEFALMADGVKPADIYKVLATKEGADRAFKKLTELKPNIQWWEAGAQPPQFLVAGDVVLTTVFNGRIDAANREGRNLRIFWPGGIYDLDYLVIPKGAPNKEASLKYIQFALQSANQAVYAQNIAYGPTNTKALASLSSKVLGDLPTSAANAKEALQINVAFWADQGEALEKRFASWATQ, via the coding sequence ATGAAAAAGACACTTCTCGCCTGCACCCTTGCCGCCAGCTTTGCGCTGCCGGCCTTTGCCCAGCAGCAGCTCACCGTGGTCAACTTTGGCGGCGCCAATGCCAACGCCCAGAAGAAGGCCTACTACGAGCCCTACGAGAAGACCGGCACCAAGATCATCCCGGTTGAGTACAACGGCGAGCAGGCCAAGATCAAGGCCATGGTCGAGACCAAGAAAGTCACCTGGGACGTGGTCGAGGTCGAGTCGCCCGATGCGGTGCGCGGCTGTGACGAGGGCCTGTTCGAGACACTCGACTACGCCAAGATCGGCAACAAGGCCGACTTCCTGCCGGCGGCGGTGACCGATTGCGGCGTAGGCCTGTTCGTGTGGTCGACCGTGATGGCCTACAACGGCGACAAGCTCAAGGCTGCGCCCACCAGCTGGGCCGATTTCTGGGACGTGAAGAAGATCCCGGGCAAGCGCGGCATGCGCAAGGGCGCGCGCTACAACCTCGAGTTCGCGCTCATGGCCGACGGCGTGAAGCCAGCCGACATCTACAAGGTGCTGGCCACCAAGGAAGGCGCAGACCGCGCCTTCAAGAAGCTGACCGAGCTCAAGCCCAACATCCAGTGGTGGGAAGCCGGCGCGCAACCGCCGCAGTTCCTGGTGGCTGGCGATGTGGTGCTGACCACAGTGTTCAACGGCCGCATCGACGCCGCCAACCGCGAGGGCCGCAACCTCAGGATCTTCTGGCCGGGCGGCATCTATGACCTGGACTACCTGGTGATCCCCAAAGGCGCGCCGAACAAGGAGGCATCGCTCAAGTACATCCAGTTTGCGCTGCAGTCGGCCAACCAGGCGGTCTACGCACAGAACATCGCCTACGGCCCGACCAACACCAAGGCGCTGGCCTCGCTCAGCAGCAAGGTGCTGGGTGACCTGCCGACTTCTGCGGCCAACGCCAAGGAAGCGCTGCAGATCAACGTCGCCTTCTGGGCCGACCAGGGTGAGGCGCTGGAGAAGCGCTTTGCGTCCTGGGCCACGCAGTAA
- a CDS encoding ABC transporter permease, which produces MHMKLPQFPAYATFADKLGWWAVRAGCVAVLAFLLAPILVVIPLSFSDSSFLAYPIPGWSLRWYRDLFSSAEWARAARNSFIVAPAATVLATVLGTLAAVGLSRSSFAFKGLLMAVLISPMVVPIVVVGVATYLYFAPLGLADTYFGLIVVHAALGAPFVLTTVLATLAGFNHNLVRASLSLGETPFRTFMRITLPVIAPGVISGALFAFATSFDEVVVTLFLAGPDQVTLPRQMFTGIRENISPTIAAVATLLIIFTTALLLALEWLRGRRR; this is translated from the coding sequence ATGCACATGAAGCTTCCCCAATTCCCGGCCTATGCCACCTTTGCCGACAAGCTCGGCTGGTGGGCGGTGCGCGCCGGCTGCGTCGCAGTGCTGGCCTTTTTGCTGGCACCTATCCTGGTGGTGATCCCGCTGTCTTTCTCTGACAGCTCCTTCCTGGCTTACCCGATCCCCGGCTGGTCGCTGCGCTGGTACCGCGACCTGTTCAGTTCAGCCGAGTGGGCGCGCGCGGCGCGCAACAGCTTCATCGTCGCGCCAGCCGCCACGGTGCTGGCCACCGTGCTGGGCACGCTGGCGGCGGTGGGCTTGTCGCGCAGCAGCTTTGCCTTCAAGGGCCTGCTCATGGCCGTGCTGATCTCGCCCATGGTGGTGCCCATCGTGGTGGTGGGCGTGGCCACCTACCTGTACTTCGCGCCGCTGGGCCTGGCCGACACCTACTTCGGGCTGATCGTGGTGCATGCGGCGCTGGGCGCGCCCTTTGTGCTGACCACCGTGCTCGCCACGCTGGCCGGCTTCAACCACAACCTGGTGCGCGCATCGCTGAGCCTGGGCGAGACACCGTTCCGCACCTTCATGCGCATCACGCTGCCGGTGATTGCGCCGGGCGTGATCTCAGGTGCGCTGTTTGCGTTTGCCACTTCGTTCGACGAGGTTGTGGTGACGCTGTTCCTGGCGGGGCCAGACCAGGTCACGCTGCCACGCCAGATGTTCACCGGCATCCGCGAGAACATCTCGCCCACCATCGCGGCCGTTGCCACGCTGCTGATCATCTTCACCACCGCGCTGCTGCTGGCGCTGGAGTGGCTGCGCGGGCGGCGGCGCTAG
- a CDS encoding ABC transporter ATP-binding protein: MTAEPLVRFQRVQKTYDGDHLVVRQLDLDIHRGEFLSLLGPSGSGKTTTLMMLAGFESPTAGDILLDGKQITKTPPHKRNFGMVFQNYALFPHLSVGQNVAYPLTVRKVPKDEQQRRVQRALDMVQLRGMTDRLPGQLSGGQQQRVALARALVFEPQLVLMDEPLGALDKQLREHMQIELKDLHRQLGVTFVYVTHDQGEALTMSDRVAVFNEGVIQQLDTVDRLYEMPANRFVAGFVGDNTVLKGQLSHGGEQAAMTLPDGRVLQGLNVSGAAVGTAVEACIRPERVVLHRQPEAQGANMLAAEVARVIYFGDHLRLLCKLGGDQAEATVKLPLTGLDGTAAPQAGEAVVLEIPMAHTRLYKP, encoded by the coding sequence ATGACAGCAGAACCACTGGTGCGCTTCCAGCGCGTCCAGAAAACCTATGACGGCGACCACCTGGTGGTGCGCCAGCTTGATCTGGACATCCACCGTGGCGAATTCTTGAGCCTGCTCGGGCCTTCGGGCTCGGGCAAGACCACCACGCTGATGATGCTGGCGGGCTTCGAGTCGCCCACTGCGGGCGACATCCTGCTCGATGGCAAGCAGATCACCAAGACGCCGCCGCACAAGCGCAACTTTGGCATGGTGTTTCAGAACTACGCGCTGTTCCCGCACCTGAGCGTGGGCCAGAACGTGGCCTATCCGCTGACCGTGCGCAAGGTGCCCAAGGACGAGCAGCAGCGCCGCGTGCAGCGCGCGCTTGACATGGTGCAGCTGCGCGGCATGACGGATCGCCTGCCCGGCCAGCTCTCCGGCGGCCAGCAGCAGCGCGTGGCACTGGCGCGCGCGCTGGTGTTCGAGCCGCAACTGGTGCTGATGGACGAGCCGCTGGGCGCGCTCGACAAGCAACTGCGCGAGCACATGCAGATCGAGCTGAAAGACCTGCACCGCCAACTGGGCGTGACCTTTGTGTATGTCACACATGACCAGGGCGAGGCGCTCACCATGAGCGACCGCGTGGCGGTGTTCAACGAAGGCGTGATCCAGCAGTTGGATACGGTGGACCGCCTCTATGAGATGCCGGCCAACCGCTTCGTGGCCGGCTTTGTCGGTGACAACACCGTGCTCAAGGGCCAGCTGAGCCACGGCGGCGAGCAGGCTGCCATGACGCTGCCCGATGGCCGCGTGCTGCAGGGCTTGAACGTCAGCGGCGCGGCCGTGGGCACGGCGGTAGAGGCCTGCATTCGCCCCGAGCGCGTGGTGCTGCACCGCCAGCCCGAGGCGCAAGGCGCCAACATGCTCGCCGCCGAAGTGGCGCGCGTCATCTACTTTGGCGACCACCTGCGGCTGCTGTGCAAGCTCGGTGGCGACCAGGCCGAAGCCACGGTGAAGCTGCCGCTGACCGGCCTTGACGGCACTGCCGCGCCGCAGGCCGGCGAAGCCGTGGTGCTCGAAATTCCAATGGCGCATACGCGCCTCTATAAGCCCTGA
- a CDS encoding ABC transporter permease — protein MQAASTVPQVAAQAPPGSLKHALARAESRRKWRAFVLTLPLLVFLLLTLLVPIVALLQRAVENPEVANALPRTVRALDGWNRKEAPAPAAYAAIVADLGKLPDSSDAGALARRLNTEVAGARSLVMGTFRALPIAGTPDEVKARLLALDPRWGEAPYWLAIAKNGSRWTPDYLLASVDLRRDAAGEVERMPADQRAFASILLRTFQISAVVTIFCLLLAYPLAWWLSTLPARKANVLMILVLVPFWTSILVRVAAWIVLLQSEGLVNRGLMGIGLIDQPLALLFNRTGVIIAMVHILLPFMILPLYSVMKSVPPTYLRAAVSLGSSPLAAFFRVYVPQTYPGIGAGALLVFILAIGYYVTPALLGGAGDQMLSYYIARYTNVEINWGMACALGAVLLVATLLLYAVYRRIGKAELSLG, from the coding sequence ATGCAAGCGGCAAGCACTGTTCCCCAGGTTGCGGCACAGGCGCCGCCCGGCTCGCTCAAGCATGCGCTGGCGCGTGCCGAGTCGCGCCGCAAGTGGCGCGCCTTTGTGCTCACGCTGCCGCTGCTGGTCTTCTTGCTGTTGACGCTGCTGGTGCCCATCGTGGCGCTGCTGCAGCGCGCGGTCGAGAACCCCGAGGTGGCCAACGCGCTGCCGCGCACCGTGCGCGCGCTGGACGGCTGGAACCGCAAGGAAGCGCCCGCGCCTGCGGCCTATGCCGCCATCGTGGCTGACCTTGGCAAGCTGCCCGACAGCTCTGATGCCGGCGCGCTGGCGCGCCGCCTCAACACCGAGGTGGCGGGTGCGCGCTCGCTGGTGATGGGCACCTTCCGGGCGCTGCCGATTGCCGGCACACCGGACGAGGTCAAGGCGCGCCTGCTGGCGCTGGACCCGCGCTGGGGCGAGGCACCGTATTGGCTGGCGATTGCCAAGAACGGCTCGCGCTGGACGCCTGACTACCTGCTGGCCTCGGTCGACTTGCGGCGCGATGCGGCGGGCGAAGTAGAGCGCATGCCCGCCGACCAGCGCGCCTTTGCCAGCATCCTGCTGCGCACCTTCCAGATCAGCGCTGTGGTCACCATCTTCTGCCTGCTGCTGGCCTACCCGCTGGCCTGGTGGCTGTCGACGCTGCCGGCGCGCAAGGCCAATGTGCTGATGATCCTGGTGCTGGTGCCGTTCTGGACATCGATCCTGGTGCGCGTGGCGGCCTGGATCGTGCTGCTGCAGTCCGAAGGCCTGGTGAATCGCGGCCTGATGGGCATTGGTTTGATCGACCAACCGCTGGCGCTGCTGTTCAACCGCACCGGCGTGATCATTGCCATGGTGCACATCCTGCTGCCCTTCATGATCCTGCCGCTCTACAGCGTCATGAAGAGCGTGCCGCCCACCTACCTGCGCGCGGCCGTGTCCTTGGGCAGCTCGCCGCTGGCGGCCTTCTTTCGCGTGTATGTGCCGCAGACCTATCCGGGCATTGGCGCGGGCGCGCTGCTGGTCTTCATCCTGGCCATTGGCTACTACGTGACGCCGGCCCTGCTCGGCGGCGCGGGCGACCAGATGCTGAGCTACTACATCGCGCGCTACACCAACGTGGAAATCAACTGGGGCATGGCCTGCGCGCTGGGCGCCGTGCTGCTGGTGGCCACGCTGCTGCTGTATGCCGTGTACCGCCGCATCGGCAAGGCCGAGCTGAGCTTGGGCTAA
- the gabT gene encoding 4-aminobutyrate--2-oxoglutarate transaminase, with translation MQREPHLSNAALMARRGAAVARGVGQAHEIFVSRAANAEVWDVEGRRYIDFAGGIAVLNTGHCHPEISAAVKAQVDLYSHTCFQVLAYESYVELAERLNALAPGNFAKKSIFLSTGAEAVENAVKIARAYTKRPGVIAFTGGYHGRTMMTLGLTGKVAPYKIGFGPFPGEVFHALYPNALHGVSVDDALHSVELLFKNDIEPERVAAFILEPVQGEGGFYVAPNDFIEGLRALADRYGILIIADEVQTGAGRTGTWFASEQWPVAPDLITTAKSMAGGFPISGVVGRAEVMDAPTPGGLGGTYAGSPIGCAAALAVLKVFDDEQLLARSRALGERLTAGLRRIATNEPAIGDVRGLGAMVAIELFEQGDTARPDAALTRQVVAEAARRGLILLSCGSHGNVIRVLVPLTASDLLVDEGLALLADSFAALR, from the coding sequence ATGCAGCGCGAACCCCATCTCAGCAATGCCGCCCTTATGGCCCGCCGTGGCGCGGCCGTGGCCCGTGGTGTTGGCCAGGCCCATGAAATCTTCGTCAGCCGCGCCGCCAATGCCGAGGTCTGGGATGTCGAGGGGCGCCGCTATATCGACTTTGCTGGTGGCATCGCGGTGCTCAACACCGGCCACTGCCACCCCGAGATCAGCGCCGCCGTGAAGGCGCAGGTTGATCTTTACTCGCACACCTGCTTCCAGGTGCTGGCCTATGAGTCTTATGTGGAGCTGGCCGAGCGCCTGAATGCGCTGGCGCCGGGCAATTTCGCCAAGAAGTCGATCTTCCTGAGCACCGGCGCCGAGGCGGTCGAGAACGCCGTCAAGATCGCCCGCGCCTATACCAAGCGCCCCGGTGTCATCGCCTTTACCGGCGGCTACCACGGCCGCACCATGATGACGCTGGGCCTGACCGGCAAGGTGGCGCCCTACAAGATCGGCTTTGGCCCGTTCCCCGGCGAGGTGTTCCATGCGCTGTACCCCAACGCCCTGCACGGCGTGAGCGTGGACGATGCGCTGCACTCGGTCGAGCTGCTGTTCAAAAACGACATCGAACCCGAGCGCGTGGCCGCTTTCATCCTGGAGCCGGTGCAGGGCGAGGGCGGCTTCTACGTGGCGCCCAACGACTTTATTGAAGGCCTGCGCGCGCTGGCCGACCGCTACGGCATCCTGATCATTGCCGACGAGGTGCAGACCGGCGCCGGCCGCACCGGCACCTGGTTTGCCAGCGAGCAATGGCCCGTGGCACCGGACCTGATCACCACCGCCAAGTCGATGGCGGGCGGCTTCCCGATCTCGGGCGTGGTCGGCCGCGCCGAGGTGATGGACGCCCCCACGCCCGGCGGCCTGGGCGGCACCTATGCCGGCAGCCCCATTGGCTGCGCGGCGGCGCTGGCGGTGCTGAAAGTGTTTGACGACGAGCAACTGCTGGCGCGCAGCCGGGCGCTGGGCGAGCGGCTCACGGCCGGCCTGCGCCGCATTGCGACCAATGAGCCGGCCATTGGCGACGTGCGGGGCCTGGGCGCCATGGTGGCGATCGAGCTGTTCGAGCAAGGCGACACCGCGCGGCCCGACGCCGCACTGACGCGCCAGGTGGTGGCCGAGGCAGCGCGGCGCGGGCTGATCCTGCTGTCCTGCGGCAGCCATGGCAACGTCATTCGCGTGCTGGTGCCCTTGACGGCATCGGACTTGCTTGTGGACGAAGGCCTGGCGCTGCTGGCGGACAGTTTCGCCGCGTTGCGCTGA